The following proteins come from a genomic window of Stegostoma tigrinum isolate sSteTig4 chromosome 30, sSteTig4.hap1, whole genome shotgun sequence:
- the plvapb gene encoding plasmalemma vesicle associated protein b, which produces MGFFEKPGSVRSLDMDHNSYPMKKLGYDSRDYQKSKSSSCDYYVKYFLLCTSIIQLLIILGLVLFMVYGNNQKTQQSRLETSRNQSVKFIGDINDLHTKINRQDKEIKRCYSMFSNATSDLMKINATLMACSQKNNTKQQPGLLPGPYHPFLANPFDMWRTYKVLKINYSIIQTQLEKMKADCELQQAKHNLEMTKLNSQISKLSRQLTDQRGNCTAISKDFKKMVEETRMVYAEGFRKIVEKVVEHYDPNLSRQLEQMTANCTPLASNFQMQLQQRIDNFVTNFKHIWQNNNVQSSRISNLEKKNEECQQEAAAQLYQFKTKESQMQREKENYLEEKVKFLEELNQLKIQLAAVNTNFLLNPGSSSTKPISCQNELTSIANELWSLRKEKSTLEYYKTDLEDKLATLKKQLEICYLSEQQARLGCRMAG; this is translated from the exons ATGGGTTTCTTCGAGAAGCCGGGCAGTGTGAGAAGTCTAGACATGGATCACAACAGCTACCCAATGAAGAAACTGGGCTATGACAGCAGGGACTACCAGAAATCGAAATCCAGTAGCTGTGACTATTATGTTAAATACTTTCTCCTGTGCACCAGCATCATTCAGTTGCTGATCATCCTGGGGCTTGTCCTTTTCATGGTCTATGGGAATAATCAAAAAACCCAACAGAGTCGCCTGGAGACCAGTCGCAACCAATCAGTCAAGTTCATCGGTGATATTAATGACCTGCACACCAAAATTAACAGACAGGATAAAGAAATTAAGAGATGCTATTCCATGTTTTCCAATGCAACAAGCGATTTGATGAAGATCAACGCGACTCTGATGGCATGCTCCCAAAAG AACAACACCAAACAACAACCAGGCCTCCTTCCAGGCCCTTACC ACCCGTTCCTGGCAAATCCATTTGACATGTGGAGGACATACAAGGTGCTGAAAATAAACTATTCAATCATTCAAACGCAGTTAGAGAAGATGAAAGCTGATTGCGAGCTCCAACAGGCGAAACACAACTTGGAAATGACAAAACTGAACAGTCAGATTTCAAAACTATCCAGACAGCTGACAGATCAGAGAGGGAACTGCACTGCCATTAGCAAGGACTTTAAGAAGATGGTGGAAGAAACCCGCATGGTTTATGCAGAAGGATTCAGGAAGATTGTGGAGAAGGTAGTAGAGCATTATGACCCCAACCTGAGCAGACAACTGGAGCAAATGACAGCAAACTGTACACCACTGGCATCCAACTTTCAGATGCAGCTCCAGCAGAGAATTGACAACTTTGTCACAAACTTCAAACACATCTGGCAGAATAACAACGTACAATCCTCAAGGATAAGCAACTTGGAAAAGAAGAACGAGGAATGTCAGCAAGAAGCAGCAGCCCAGCTCTACCAATTCAAGACAAAAGAGTCTCAGatgcagagagagaaggagaactACCTCGAAGAGAAGGTTAAGTTCCTGGAGGAACTGAATCAGCTGAAAATTCAGCTGGCAGCTGTCAACACCAATTTCCTCCTCAACCCTGGATCCAGCAGCACCAAACCAATATCCTGCCAAAATGAATTG ACGAGCATCGCCAATGAATTGTGGTCACTGCGGAAAGAGAAATCCACTTTGGAAT